The genomic DNA GCTACGGCAGCTTTACAAAGGCGGCAGAGGCGCTATATATTACGCAGCCAACCGTTTCCAGTCAAATCAAGCAATTGGCTGGAACAGTCGGGTTGCCGTTGTTCGAGCAGATTGGCAAACAGCTTTACTTAACCGAAGCCGGACAAGAACTGCTGACTACTTGTCGGGAGGTGTTCGAGCAGTTGGACAACTTCGATATGAAGGTGTCCGACTTAAAAGGCACGAAGCAAGGATGTTTGCGTTTGGGGGCGATTACGACGGCAAAATACTTTGTCCCGCGACTATTGGGGTCATTTTGCCAGCACTATCCAACGATTGATATTTCGCTGCAAGTCACCAACCATCAAAATTTGACGCAGCGGATGCTAGAAAACAAGGACGATCTTTACGTTCTCAGCCAACGGCCGCAAGATGTCGAGCTTTGGAGTCAAGCATTTTTAGAGAATCCTTTAGTGGTGGTAGCGCGATCCGACCATCCTTTGGCGGGGAAACGCAATATCGCGATCGCGCGACTCAATGGCGAACCGTTCATCATGCGCGAGTCAGGTTCTGGAACTCGCCAAGCGGTAGAGGAACTATTCGAGCAGCAGGGCGTTTCGGTGAAGGTACGATTGGAACTAGGGAGCAATGAGGCCATTAAACACGCGATCGCGGGCGGTTTGGGTATTTCTGTTCTCTCCCGACACTCTCTAATCCCCTCGATGTCTTCTGGGGAACTGACGGTGTTAGATGTCGAACATTTCCCGATCCCGCGTCAGTGGTACGTGGCCTATTTAGGAGGGAAACAGTTATCTCCCATCGCCGAAACTTTCCTGCAACATTTGCTGGTCGAAAGCGCCAAATATTCGGCAGAACAGCCCGAATTTCTACATGACTATACCGCCTTATCCCGGAAGCGCGCCTGAAGATCCGCGATCGTAAAAATCGCTTGGAATTGAATTCCTTGGGATTGATAAAATTCAGCGCCGCCCTGTTCGCGATCGACCAAAGCCAAGATGAGATCGACTTCGTAACCCGCATCTCGCAAGCGTTCCACAGCTTGCATTGCCGATCGCCCCGTCGTGACGACATCTTCTAAAACAACGACTTTCGCCCCAGCCTCCAAAGTCGGCCCTTCAATATAGGCCATCGTCCCGTGACCTTTCGCCTCTTTACGAACGATGAGGGCGGGAATCGGATGGCCTTCTAGGGCGGAAATGAGACTAACGGCAGTGACGAGGGGATCGGCACCGAGGGTGAGTCCGGCGACGGCGCGCGCGTCTTCTGGTAATAGCGAGAAGAACAAGCGCCCGATCGCTTCGGCCCCTTCCGCGCGCAAGGTGACTTGTTTGCCGTTAATGTAGTAGCTGCTGCGCCCGCCGGAGGAGAGCAGAAAATCGCCTTCGCGGTAGGCTTGGGTTACTAAAAGCTCGAGCAGGGATTGACGCAGCGCGTCTAAATGGGGGGGGGATGTTAAGGAATTTTGGTTCATTGGAAGGAAAACTTGACCGATCGCTAGGGATGGGCAAAGATTTAAGTACAATTAGAATGCCAATTTGTGGGGAGATGTCATGCTCATGCCATTCAAGAATTTAGTTGCTCTGCTGGCGATCGCGATTCCTAGTGTATTCTCTTCTGCGGCGATCGCTCAAACATATATCAACCCCGAACAGTTTGAACTGATCGACTTCGAGTCGATTCCCGATGCCTTCGACTATTCGATAACGTCGCATTCCGGCGATAGCTTTAACCGCAGTCGCCTCTATAGCCCGGTGCAAACGATGTTTGGTATGCCTTATTTCCTCGATAACGCGATCGCGCGCGATGCTGAAGACGCACATAAACTCTACCGCGAACTCTACTACCTGCAAACCATGAGCGGCCCCGTCATCCGCACCGTCGATATCGCCAATCCCTTCAATACCTCTCTCCGTCTCAATCCCAGTTTTGCAGGACCGCAGGCTCCCGTCCGGGGTAGCGAGTTTCTTTTCGAGGTTGCCCCGCCCCGCTAAAACACACGATCGCGCTTTTAGAGTATGCCATTCCTGAAGCCAGAAGTCGGACTCGATTTTAAGCCTTTCAATTGGGAATCTTCATCGATCGCCCGCTAGAGTGCCTTGCCCGTCCTGACGATGGTAAATATACCTAAAATCATGGCAAAATGAGTTCGTATTGAGCCTCAAACTGCCCCTCGAGATCGAGTATTTGCACTGATGACGCTTTCTAAAAGCATCGGATACTTTTGAATTAGGAAAGCTCAATCAACAATTATACGGGGTCATAATGGGTCAATTAACCGCTTTTCGTAACTTAGTGGGTCATTCGCTAACGGCCGCCGCACTGTCCACTTCAGTTTTGGCATTTGCTCCTAACCGCGTCTCCGCTCAAACAGAGTCTGTTACTTTTAAGTTAGTTAATAATACCGATTTGATTTTAAATGAGTTTTATGCTTCCCCGCCGAGTACGGATGAGTGGGAAGAAGATATTTTAGGAGTCGATACATTAGATTCGTCTAGCTCTGTTCCTATTACAATCAATGACGGCAGAGAGGACTGTTTGTATGACTTTAAAAGCGTCTTTGAAGACGGTCAGGTCGTCGTCAGCGAGAATGTTTATGTCTGCAATGGCGGTCAATATGAGCTAGTAAATTGATAACTTCTGGTACATAACAATTCAAGCCCAGAACATTGGATTTTCCCTTGAAAAAAGTTTTGAGAATAGGTTGCGATCGCGTTAATTCATGAAGCGATCGCTATTTTTTTTGTAGCGGGACTAAGCCCAAATCCGAGCAAAACTGGCTTTATACCAATTAAAAATTAAAAATTAAAAATTAAAAAACTTAGATATATTAGGGATTTCAGCCTCAATATCTGTCGTCCGAACTTGGAGAATTGGTATTAGAACCTGCCCGACTCGATAATATGTGGAAGTAGCGGGACTTAAATACTAATCGTCACGAGATCCCGGCGCTGCGATGGGAAAGACTTGCGATTGGGCGATTTCTCGCGATCGAACTATCTACAAGGAAGGCGGGTTCGATCGACAATCCAGGGTGCAGGAGTTGAACCTGCCTGGGGCGAATTATGAGTTCGCTGCCTAAACCGCTCGGCCAACCCTGGGCAAATCTAAAATTCAAAGTTTGCGATCGAAAATGGAACTTTCGATCTATAATATCATACTCGATCCTCGTAACTATCGAGTAGCGAACCCACCCTCATGAAATTCAACTCAACCGTAGCATTGACATTTGTTTTGCTGATTTTGATGGTCGCTGCGGGCGCAGTCAGCAGTTTGTGGGGCTATGCAATGGGGTACGAAGCCCTCAAAGGCGTAACTCAACCCGATACCAGTCCATCGCGAAAGCTGATTGGTGACAAGCAAGAAACGATGGATCGCAAAGAACTCAAAATTTTACTCAAAGAGCAAGATATTCTCAAAGACGTGAAAGCAGCGATCCGTCGCGGCAACCAAAGTATTAAGGACGGGAAGAAGCGAGACGACGAGCAGGATTCGAGCAAGGACGACAATGAAAATTCTGCCTCAAAAGACGCTGAGGACAAAGCCAACCAGAAAGCCGCTAAGCTCCCAATCGCCGATCGCCAGCAAGATGTAACGATGGAAGTCACTAGCGCTACCGAAGATGGGGGTTCTCTATTGCTCGATGTCAAACTCAAAAATGAAAGCTCCCAACCCGTGCGCTTTCTCTATAGCTTCCTAGAAGTGAAAGACGACCAAGGACGGGTCTTAAGCGCTGTTACCGATGGTTTGCCGGGAGAATTACCCCCGAAGAGCGAACAGTATTCCGGTACGGTAAAAGTACCTACTGCTCTGCTCGAAGGAGCGGAAAAAGTTTCCTTATCTCTGTCGGACTATCCCGATCGCAAATTGCAATTAAACCTTGCCGGTATACCCATTAAGGACTAAATGCTGGTTGCTGGGGATTGGGTGCTTTCTACTGTGACGTTAGAAACCGAACTGACACTTCAACACATTGCCTTCCGGTTATTGGCAGTGTTACTGTTGATTGCGATTAACGCCTTCTTTGTTACTGCCGAATTTTCAATCGTATCGGTACGGCGATCGCGGATCGCTCAATTAGTCGCCGCTGGGGATGTCCCCGCACAAACCGTTCAGTCGCTCCAGCGTAGCATCGAGCGCCTGCTTTCTACCACGCAACTCGGAATTACCCTTTCGAGTCTCGCCTTGGGCTGGATTGGCGAGAGTACGATGGCTAATTCAGTCGTCGAACTCCTCGAACGTTTGCCTCTCCCCGCCGGAATCGAACAGAAGCTTGCCCACTCTGTGGCGATTCCCGCTGCTTTCTTTCTGATTGCTTACCTTCAAATCGTCCTCGGCGAACTCTGCCCGAAATCCGTTGCTTTACTCTATTCCGAGCAACTCGCGCGTTTATTCGGCCCTCCCAGTTTAGCGATCGCGCGTATTTTTAATCCTTTCATCTGGATTCTCAATCAATCTACCCGCTGTCTATTGCGCTTGCTCGGCATTCAGTATACAGGGCAAGAATGGAACAATCGTATCACCCCGGAAGAACTGCAACTGATCGTCGCCACCGAAGGCGAATCGAGCGGACTGGAAGCCGAAGAACGAGAACTGCTCAGCAATGTGTTTGAATTTGGCGAAGTGATTGCTGCTGAAGTCATGGTTCCGCGTACTCGTTTGTGCGCGATCGAACAAAGGGCAACCTTTGAAAGTTTGCTCGAAGAAGTCGTCAGCACCGGACATTCTCGTTTTCCCGTAACGGGAGAATCCCTCGACGACATTCTCGGAATCATTGACTTCAAAGAACTCGCCGAACCCCTCGCTCGCGGTCAACTAACGCCGCAAACGCCTATTCAAGGCTGGATTAAGCCCGCTCGCTTTATCCTGGAAGTTACCCCCTTAAGCGAACTGCTGCCGTTAATGCAGCGATCGCGTTTAGAAATGGTTGTTGTGGTCGATGAATTCGGAGGCACTGCGGGATTGGTCACGCTGCACGATGTCATCGACGAGATCGTCGGGCTGGAAATGCCCCTAGAAGACTCCGAAGAAGTCGCCCTGCAAATGCTAGACGAGCGCACTTACCTCGTGAAAGCGCAGATGGATTTAGAAGAGGTCAACGAACTGTTAGATTTCGATCTACCACTCTCCGATGAGTATCAAACCCTAGGCGGTTTTTTGTTGTATCAGTTCCAAAAAATCCCTACTTTAGGCGAAACGCTCCAGTATGAAAACCTTGACTTAACCGTTGCTGCGGCAGAAGGACCGCGCCTCGACCAAATTCGCATCCATCGTCGCGAACCGGAAATCTTAACCGAAGACAGCGAAGTTTTCCTCTCGGAATTGCCGGAAAGCGATCGCGAGAAAAATGCGGTTGAATTGGGCATCGATCGCTTAGATCGACTGGAAGAATCATAGTATAAAGTCACCCGGTCAGGGCGAGGTCTTAAACCCAGTTTTTTTTGATATATTTAACCGAAACCTTTCTTTTTCTCGCTTCTCTTTGCCAATCGCTTAGCGCGCCCTAATTTTCCCTGCTCGATCGCTAATTTCCTAACTCGCTTACGCTGATAAGCTCGAATTTCTTCTGCAAGGTCGCACTCATTTGAAAATCTTAAGTGCGTAATTGAAATAGAATAGGCTCTATCATTTCCGGGATCTATCCCGCAGATAATCCCACCCATATCCCCAATATAGTGGACATTATCGATTAAAAATTCTTGACTTTTAGGATACTTTTCACCCTGATTTTCTAAATGTTCTAGCAACTCTGGGGTAGCTCGCACGGGAATAGGCAAACGAGCTTCCAT from Oscillatoria sp. FACHB-1406 includes the following:
- a CDS encoding LysR family transcriptional regulator, which encodes MQATLHQLKVFETVARYGSFTKAAEALYITQPTVSSQIKQLAGTVGLPLFEQIGKQLYLTEAGQELLTTCREVFEQLDNFDMKVSDLKGTKQGCLRLGAITTAKYFVPRLLGSFCQHYPTIDISLQVTNHQNLTQRMLENKDDLYVLSQRPQDVELWSQAFLENPLVVVARSDHPLAGKRNIAIARLNGEPFIMRESGSGTRQAVEELFEQQGVSVKVRLELGSNEAIKHAIAGGLGISVLSRHSLIPSMSSGELTVLDVEHFPIPRQWYVAYLGGKQLSPIAETFLQHLLVESAKYSAEQPEFLHDYTALSRKRA
- the pyrE gene encoding orotate phosphoribosyltransferase; amino-acid sequence: MNQNSLTSPPHLDALRQSLLELLVTQAYREGDFLLSSGGRSSYYINGKQVTLRAEGAEAIGRLFFSLLPEDARAVAGLTLGADPLVTAVSLISALEGHPIPALIVRKEAKGHGTMAYIEGPTLEAGAKVVVLEDVVTTGRSAMQAVERLRDAGYEVDLILALVDREQGGAEFYQSQGIQFQAIFTIADLQARFRDKAV
- a CDS encoding hemolysin family protein, producing the protein MLVAGDWVLSTVTLETELTLQHIAFRLLAVLLLIAINAFFVTAEFSIVSVRRSRIAQLVAAGDVPAQTVQSLQRSIERLLSTTQLGITLSSLALGWIGESTMANSVVELLERLPLPAGIEQKLAHSVAIPAAFFLIAYLQIVLGELCPKSVALLYSEQLARLFGPPSLAIARIFNPFIWILNQSTRCLLRLLGIQYTGQEWNNRITPEELQLIVATEGESSGLEAEERELLSNVFEFGEVIAAEVMVPRTRLCAIEQRATFESLLEEVVSTGHSRFPVTGESLDDILGIIDFKELAEPLARGQLTPQTPIQGWIKPARFILEVTPLSELLPLMQRSRLEMVVVVDEFGGTAGLVTLHDVIDEIVGLEMPLEDSEEVALQMLDERTYLVKAQMDLEEVNELLDFDLPLSDEYQTLGGFLLYQFQKIPTLGETLQYENLDLTVAAAEGPRLDQIRIHRREPEILTEDSEVFLSELPESDREKNAVELGIDRLDRLEES